Proteins encoded within one genomic window of Dehalococcoidia bacterium:
- a CDS encoding polyprenol monophosphomannose synthase has product MTSNANPLVSVILPTFNERENLKDLIPLIFAVLKEYSCDVIVVDDASPDGTAEIVESLQPSYPFLKLIKRPGKNGLSSAVFEGCDASVAEWVVIMDSDFSHDPYEIPGMINKAMGGFDVIIGSRFTEGSAFINQPWMRIQISKIFNLSARLLLRLPYRDLLTGFAVCRRREITQMPTRYSASGFKWLLELLATQKNLKTYEWAVTFHERKSGNSKANLSEVLAFVKLCLQIMKSNLRSAR; this is encoded by the coding sequence ATGACTAGTAATGCAAATCCTTTAGTTTCGGTGATTTTACCGACCTTTAATGAGCGAGAGAACCTCAAGGATTTGATTCCATTGATTTTCGCTGTGCTTAAGGAATATTCCTGCGATGTAATAGTAGTGGATGATGCTAGCCCAGATGGTACCGCAGAAATTGTTGAAAGCTTGCAACCCTCATATCCGTTCTTAAAACTTATTAAGCGCCCTGGTAAAAATGGACTATCTAGTGCAGTATTTGAAGGCTGTGATGCTTCCGTTGCAGAATGGGTCGTTATTATGGATTCTGATTTCTCACATGATCCATATGAAATCCCAGGGATGATTAACAAGGCAATGGGCGGGTTTGATGTAATTATTGGCTCGCGTTTTACTGAGGGATCTGCCTTTATAAATCAGCCATGGATGAGGATTCAAATTAGTAAAATATTTAATTTGAGTGCACGTTTATTACTCCGATTACCTTATCGAGATTTATTAACAGGATTTGCAGTGTGCCGGCGTAGGGAAATTACTCAAATGCCTACTCGTTATTCTGCCTCTGGCTTTAAATGGCTGCTAGAGTTGTTAGCTACTCAAAAAAACTTGAAAACCTATGAATGGGCAGTTACATTTCATGAACGAAAATCAGGGAACTCAAAAGCCAATTTGAGTGAAGTGTTAGCTTTTGTAAAATTGTGCCTTCAAATAATGAAATCGAACCTGCGCTCAGCTAGATAG